In Flavobacterium okayamense, a single window of DNA contains:
- a CDS encoding chalcone isomerase family protein encodes MRKQFLMAVLLVVSTVFSVNAQKEVSGVKVSNNLVVEGHDLMLNGAGLREKMWIDLYVGSLYLPKKSSNAAEIMSSNDAQAIKLNIVSGMITSEKMINAVNEGFENATGGKTAPLKAKIDKFKSFFKDEIKKGDEFLIANVPGKGVMVSKNGVAKGTIDGADFKKALFGIWLSNKPADKDLKAGMLGK; translated from the coding sequence ATGAGAAAGCAATTTTTAATGGCTGTTTTACTAGTAGTAAGTACAGTTTTTTCAGTAAATGCACAAAAAGAAGTTTCAGGTGTTAAAGTAAGCAACAATTTAGTAGTTGAAGGACATGATCTAATGCTAAATGGAGCTGGTTTAAGAGAGAAAATGTGGATTGATCTTTACGTTGGATCATTGTATTTGCCAAAAAAATCAAGTAATGCAGCTGAAATTATGAGTAGTAATGATGCCCAAGCAATTAAATTAAATATTGTTTCAGGTATGATTACATCTGAAAAAATGATAAATGCAGTTAACGAAGGTTTTGAGAATGCAACGGGTGGAAAAACAGCGCCATTAAAAGCTAAAATTGATAAGTTTAAATCATTTTTTAAAGATGAAATTAAAAAAGGAGATGAGTTTTTAATTGCAAATGTTCCAGGTAAAGGAGTTATGGTTTCTAAAAATGGAGTAGCTAAAGGTACTATTGATGGGGCTGATTTCAAAAAAGCTTTATTTGGAATTTGGTTATCAAACAAACCTGCTGATAAAGACTTAAAAGCTGGTATGTTAGGAAAATAA
- the priA gene encoding replication restart helicase PriA yields MLYFIEVVLPLAVGKTFTYQVSQTEFHYIQEGMRVAVPFGKTKIYTALVISKHHNLPQLYQPKEIHQILDEKPVVNAIQIEHWKWIANYYMCSLGEVFRAAMPTGFILESETIVSSSNDENIDKSELQDDEFLILEALENQSSISIQEVSKILGKKTVLPILNKMLQKGVLVLQEEIKEVYKPKLIRYVKLHEAYSNQEQLTELLEILSRAKKQRELVLSYFQLNAREKKPISVKELLEFSNTTASVLKSLIDKDIFIEYHLNQDRVVFEEEEDLKINLSLAQNNALQSIESNFENHDVNLLHGVTASGKTEVYIKLIEKYIEHDKQVLFLLPEIALTTQLVQRLTAYFGNQVAVFHSKYTNNERVEVWNQVLESLEKAKIVIGVRSALFLPFSNLGLIVIDEEHEQTFKQQDPAPRYHARDAAIVLAKQHQAKVLLGSATPSLESYYNVSVSKYGLTTLSERFGNVVLPEIELIDLKDKYFRKRMNGHFSDVLLENITEVLGKSEQVILFQNRRGFSPYLECLTCGHVPHCPNCDVSLTYYKYKNQLKCHYCGHTIANPSHCHACNSVDLTTKGFGTEQIEEELKILFPNKKIGRMDQDTTRGKFGYEKIIDAFKNQEYDVLIGTQMLAKGLHFDNVTLVGVLNADNMLNQPHFRAYERAFQMLTQVSGRAGRSEKKGKVLIQTYNPYHNTIQQVLNNDYMSMFKEQIYERRNFNYPPFYRLIKFTLKNRDFDKLKESSMWLYNVLKQNLDMPILGPEEPPISRVRNEYIRTILIKIPNEAHLGNTKKTIQKILNSFESIAFYKSVKITTNVDYY; encoded by the coding sequence ATGCTGTATTTTATTGAAGTTGTCTTACCATTAGCAGTAGGTAAAACCTTTACTTATCAAGTTTCACAAACCGAGTTTCACTACATTCAAGAAGGAATGCGAGTGGCAGTTCCGTTTGGTAAAACTAAAATTTATACAGCATTAGTAATTTCTAAACATCACAATCTTCCACAATTATATCAACCAAAGGAAATTCATCAAATTTTAGATGAAAAGCCTGTTGTAAATGCTATTCAAATTGAACACTGGAAGTGGATTGCTAACTATTATATGTGTTCCCTTGGAGAGGTTTTTCGTGCGGCAATGCCAACAGGTTTTATTCTTGAAAGTGAAACAATAGTTTCTTCGTCAAATGATGAAAACATTGATAAAAGCGAACTGCAAGATGATGAGTTTTTAATTCTGGAAGCGCTAGAAAATCAATCTTCAATATCAATTCAAGAAGTTAGTAAAATTTTAGGAAAAAAAACTGTGCTTCCTATTTTGAATAAAATGCTTCAAAAAGGTGTTTTGGTTTTGCAGGAAGAAATAAAGGAAGTTTATAAGCCAAAACTAATTCGTTATGTAAAACTTCATGAAGCTTATTCTAATCAAGAACAACTTACAGAACTACTTGAAATTCTATCGCGTGCCAAAAAACAACGTGAGTTAGTGTTGAGTTATTTCCAACTTAACGCTCGTGAGAAAAAACCAATTTCGGTTAAAGAATTATTAGAGTTTAGTAACACAACAGCATCGGTTTTAAAATCATTAATAGATAAGGATATTTTTATAGAATATCATTTAAATCAAGACAGAGTTGTTTTTGAAGAAGAGGAAGATTTAAAAATTAATTTGAGTTTAGCTCAAAATAATGCTCTTCAATCTATAGAAAGTAATTTTGAAAATCACGATGTTAATCTTTTACACGGTGTAACTGCTTCTGGGAAAACAGAAGTTTACATAAAACTAATAGAAAAGTACATTGAGCATGATAAACAAGTGTTATTTCTTTTGCCAGAAATAGCTTTAACAACTCAATTAGTTCAGCGTTTAACTGCATATTTTGGAAATCAAGTAGCGGTTTTTCATTCAAAATATACTAATAATGAGCGTGTTGAGGTTTGGAATCAAGTTTTAGAATCTTTAGAAAAAGCAAAAATTGTAATTGGTGTACGAAGTGCTTTGTTTTTGCCTTTTTCAAATTTGGGTTTAATTGTAATTGATGAAGAACACGAGCAAACTTTTAAACAACAAGATCCAGCTCCTCGCTATCATGCGCGCGATGCAGCTATTGTTTTAGCAAAACAGCATCAAGCTAAAGTGCTTTTAGGAAGTGCTACTCCAAGTCTAGAAAGTTATTATAATGTTTCGGTTTCAAAATATGGGTTAACTACTTTGTCGGAACGCTTTGGAAATGTAGTATTACCAGAAATTGAGTTAATTGATTTGAAAGATAAATATTTTCGTAAACGAATGAACGGACATTTTTCTGATGTTTTGCTTGAAAATATTACTGAGGTTTTGGGGAAAAGTGAACAAGTAATTTTGTTTCAAAATAGAAGAGGGTTTTCTCCATATCTAGAATGTCTAACTTGTGGACATGTTCCACATTGTCCAAATTGTGATGTTAGTTTAACGTATTATAAATACAAAAACCAATTAAAATGTCATTATTGCGGACATACAATTGCTAATCCTTCTCATTGTCATGCCTGTAATTCAGTTGATTTAACAACGAAAGGTTTTGGAACGGAACAAATAGAAGAAGAGTTAAAAATTTTGTTTCCTAATAAAAAGATTGGTAGAATGGATCAAGATACTACTCGTGGAAAATTTGGATATGAGAAAATTATTGACGCTTTTAAAAATCAAGAATACGACGTTTTAATTGGAACTCAAATGTTAGCTAAAGGACTTCATTTTGATAATGTTACTTTAGTTGGTGTTTTAAATGCAGATAACATGTTAAACCAGCCTCATTTTAGAGCTTATGAAAGAGCTTTTCAAATGTTAACACAAGTTTCTGGTAGAGCAGGAAGGTCCGAAAAAAAAGGGAAAGTTCTTATTCAAACGTATAATCCTTATCATAATACAATTCAACAAGTTCTAAATAACGATTATATGTCGATGTTTAAAGAGCAAATTTATGAAAGACGCAATTTTAATTATCCACCTTTTTATAGACTAATAAAGTTCACGTTAAAAAATAGAGATTTTGATAAGCTAAAAGAATCTTCAATGTGGTTATATAATGTTTTGAAACAAAATTTGGATATGCCAATTTTGGGCCCTGAAGAACCACCAATTAGTCGAGTTCGAAATGAGTATATAAGAACTATATTGATTAAAATACCAAATGAAGCACATTTAGGAAATACAAAAAAAACTATCCAAAAAATATTGAATAGTTTTGAGTCTATTGCTTTTTATAAAAGTGTTAAGATTACAACTAACGTAGATTATTATTAA